Part of the Tenacibaculum sp. SZ-18 genome, CTGTTTGAGCTAAACCTATATAGTCAGCTCTTTCAGCTAATAAAGTAGGAATTGCTTTCTCTTGAATTTCTGTCGGCGTTTTAATGCCCAATTCTTTTAAACCTTTTATAAAATCCTTACGAATACCTAAATCTAAAAATGTTGACATCTGTTTTTATTTAAACCGCAAAGATAGCTTTATTTACTGCTGTAACAGCAAATTCGTTATGTTTTCAGTAATTCTTGTTGGTTTAAAAGTTTTGCTATTTAATAAACACCAAGTTGTTTTTGCTGTAACCAATAAAATATCATCTTTATATATATCAACATGTCGAACAGATTTAACACCTGCAGTCTCACCAACCCAAGTCTTTAAAGTAACGACATCACCTAAAGCTGCCTGATTTTTATAATCAATTTCATGTTTTAAAACCACCCAGATATAATTATTACCAGAAACGTATTTTGTTAATTCTTCCCAATGCATTTTTGCGACATCTTGCACCCATTGGACATAGACAACATTATTAACATGATTTAATTCATCTATTTCTTTTGAAACAACAGTTCTTGAAGTACTATAAATTTTGTTTGAATTCATATCAACAAAATTACATAACTAAGCGTATAATTTCGTTACTTTGTTTACTAATTTTCTACCATACTTTGCCGTCATGAACCAAATTGCCAATGAACTTTCTACAGAGAAAGTAAGTACTTTATTGTTAAAGCAGTCCGTTCCTGCATCAATTGGAATATTAGTAATGTCAATAAATATGATTGTTGACACAATTTTTGTAGGACAATGGATTGGTGTGCTTGCAATTGCGGCAATTACAGTTGTTCTACCTATTGGATTTTTAATTTCTTCTATTGGAATGGCCATTGGTATTGGAGGAAGTTCAGTTATTTCATTGGCATTAGGAGCTGATAAAGTAGAAAAAGCTAAAAAAGTATTTGGAAATCAAATTAGCTTAACCACACTTTCATCTATTATTCTTGTTACTACTTGTTTACTCTTTGAAGAATCTGTGCTAAAATTATTTGGTGCAAATGGTAATATTTTGGATCCGGCATTGCCTTATTTTAGAATAATAATTATTGGTGTACCTTTTTTAGCCTATGCTATGATGGGAAATCCGATTATTAGAGCCTTAGGAAAACCAACCTATGCAATGATTGCATTAATTTTACCCGCCATAGCTAACATCATTTTAGATATTATATTTATTAAAGTTTTAGATTGGGGAATGTTCGGTGCAGGTTTAGCAACTTCAATTTCTTATGCAGTTTGTGGACTTTTTATTGTAGGGTTTTTACTTTCAAAAAAGAGTAATTTAAAAATAGGTTTTAACTATTTAAAACTTGAAAAAAGCATTATTTCTGAAATTAGTTCTTTAGGAAGTATCACTCTAGTAAGACAAGGAACTGTAAGTATTCTTACAATTATTTTAAACTATTCATTGTATAAATATGGTAATGAGACATCTGTTGCGGTTTTTGGGATCATAAATAGACTAATGATGTTTATATTCTTTCCTGTTTTCGGAATTGTACAGGGTTTTTTACCAATTGCTGGTTATAACTATGGTGCAAAATTATATGAGCGTGTTAAAGATGTATTAAATACAGCAAATAAATACGGAACCCTTATTTGCATCTTTATATTTATTTCGGTTTATTTATTTAACTATGAGATGACAGCAATTTTCACCAACGATGCTGAATTATTAGAACAAACACCTAATGCAATTTTAACTACTCTTTTGGCAACTCCGTTTATTGCATTTCAATTGGTTGGAGCCTCTTATTTTCAAGCAGTTGGTAAAGCTAAGCCAGCCTTAATTCTAACTTTATTGAGACAATCAATTTTCTTAATTCCTTTTATAATTGTATTACCGATGTTTTTCGGACTTAATGGGATATGGTTCTCTTTTCCAATTTCTGATCTTTTAGCTACTGTTGTTACTTTCTTTTATGTGCGTAAGGAAGTTTCATTATTAAAAAATTAATAGTTATTAATTTATTGAATAGCAGTAGTTACTTTAATTGTTGAAAGTCATTCATAAATCCTTAATGAGATCCTATTTTTTTAATAATGAAAATACAGATGTCCATCATATCAAAGTATTGTACTAGAATTGGAAAGAATTAACATTAGTTAAAAAACACAAACGAATTTGAATGATATTAGTACAATCTTGTTTACAAATTATATTTTTCATCAAAAACGACTTGAAAGATTTAGTATTAATTCTGATAATAAAGGGACTTTATGAACTAGTCAAGATTATCAGAATCTGGATTAAAAAAAGTAGAATTTAAGTAAACTCATTCAGAACATATGTAATTAAAACTCCTTTTTTCTACAAAAAATATTCTGTGAAGTTGTGTAGGAAATTAGTACTAATTTTATAAGATGTGTTCCATTAGGATGATACGGATAATTTGAGGAAGTTTCACTACTTTATTTTACCTTATTAACGCACTAATTACATAAGTAACTTTAATATTGAAGTAAATGCATTTTTAAGTAAAGTTTATATAAATATTTAAATATCAAAACTTTGGGATTCATTCTAAAGTATTGATTCTCCATTAAGATTGGTGGTAAGCACAGAACTCATTAAATCAAAAAATGGTCTCATTACCAAATATGAATTATCAATTTCATTTAAAAATTTCTTCGATAATACTTCTTCATCAGTAAAATTACGAACTGCCAAATATCCTTTTTTACGAAGTAAATCAATATCTGGATGAGTCTTATCAAAACCTTTTGGAGCAGTCTTTAATTCGTCTCCTTCAAATTTATCACCGAAATATTTATTAAACGTTTTATCAGCTAAAATTTCCCTGAACTCAGAAGCATCGATTTCAATTTCTTTTCTGATTCTATACAAATCTTCTTTGTTCGGTTCCCAAAACCCTCCAGCTAGAAAACTCTCGCCTGGTTTTATTCTTAAATAATATCCACCTCGTAAATGTGCTCCACTTCTCGAAAAAGATCCTGCGAAATGAGTTTTGTATGGTGTTTTATCTTTAGAAAAACGAACGTCACGATAAATCCTGAAAAATTTATGCTTTTCAATTTCATCGTGTACTTCTAAATTTTCCTGTATGGTTTTATAAAATTGTTTTACTTCATTTTGAACAGCATCAAAGTCTTTTTTGTTTTCAGCAAACCAATCTCTATTATTATTTTCCGAAAGTCTATGTAAGAAATCAAAGGTTGATTTTTCTATTTGC contains:
- a CDS encoding acyl-CoA thioesterase — encoded protein: MNSNKIYSTSRTVVSKEIDELNHVNNVVYVQWVQDVAKMHWEELTKYVSGNNYIWVVLKHEIDYKNQAALGDVVTLKTWVGETAGVKSVRHVDIYKDDILLVTAKTTWCLLNSKTFKPTRITENITNLLLQQ
- a CDS encoding MATE family efflux transporter, which codes for MNQIANELSTEKVSTLLLKQSVPASIGILVMSINMIVDTIFVGQWIGVLAIAAITVVLPIGFLISSIGMAIGIGGSSVISLALGADKVEKAKKVFGNQISLTTLSSIILVTTCLLFEESVLKLFGANGNILDPALPYFRIIIIGVPFLAYAMMGNPIIRALGKPTYAMIALILPAIANIILDIIFIKVLDWGMFGAGLATSISYAVCGLFIVGFLLSKKSNLKIGFNYLKLEKSIISEISSLGSITLVRQGTVSILTIILNYSLYKYGNETSVAVFGIINRLMMFIFFPVFGIVQGFLPIAGYNYGAKLYERVKDVLNTANKYGTLICIFIFISVYLFNYEMTAIFTNDAELLEQTPNAILTTLLATPFIAFQLVGASYFQAVGKAKPALILTLLRQSIFLIPFIIVLPMFFGLNGIWFSFPISDLLATVVTFFYVRKEVSLLKN
- a CDS encoding DUF2461 domain-containing protein; translation: MQIEKSTFDFLHRLSENNNRDWFAENKKDFDAVQNEVKQFYKTIQENLEVHDEIEKHKFFRIYRDVRFSKDKTPYKTHFAGSFSRSGAHLRGGYYLRIKPGESFLAGGFWEPNKEDLYRIRKEIEIDASEFREILADKTFNKYFGDKFEGDELKTAPKGFDKTHPDIDLLRKKGYLAVRNFTDEEVLSKKFLNEIDNSYLVMRPFFDLMSSVLTTNLNGESIL